A part of Vespertiliibacter pulmonis genomic DNA contains:
- the mioC gene encoding FMN-binding protein MioC — translation MQKTVCIITGSTLGGAEYVADNLNDVLNQQGFKVELFNNAVLSDIAHQPNLLVVSSTHGAGELPENIQPLFEQLANEQPDLSTMKFAVIGLGSSDYDTFCNAVNIIETQLSALGATQVCESLRIDVANNFDHDSTAENWLPNFIEKL, via the coding sequence ATGCAAAAAACAGTTTGTATTATCACGGGAAGTACTTTAGGTGGTGCGGAATATGTTGCCGATAATCTCAATGATGTCTTGAACCAACAAGGGTTTAAGGTGGAATTATTTAATAATGCGGTGTTGAGTGATATTGCGCATCAGCCGAATTTATTAGTCGTTAGTTCAACCCACGGTGCAGGGGAGCTACCCGAAAATATCCAACCGCTTTTTGAACAGTTAGCGAACGAGCAACCAGATTTGAGCACAATGAAATTTGCCGTAATTGGTTTGGGAAGTTCGGATTACGATACGTTTTGCAATGCTGTAAATATTATTGAAACACAACTTTCTGCATTAGGCGCAACGCAAGTTTGTGAATCTTTGCGTATTGATGTAGCAAATAATTTCGATCACGATAGTACAGCTGAAAACTGGCTACCAAACTTTATTGAAAAACTTTAA